A stretch of Mustela nigripes isolate SB6536 chromosome 6, MUSNIG.SB6536, whole genome shotgun sequence DNA encodes these proteins:
- the MDM1 gene encoding nuclear protein MDM1 isoform X4, with the protein MPVRFKGLSEYQRNFLWKKSYLSESYNPSVGRRYPWAGLRSDQLGNQGKCRTKIQHNDISSLLYLVNCA; encoded by the exons ATGCCGGTGCGCTTCAAG GGTCTGAGTGAGTACCAGAGAAACTTTCTGTGGAAAAAGTCCTATTTGTCAGAGTCCTATAATCCGTCAGTGGGGAGAAGGTACCCATGGGCTGGACTTAGATCAGATCAATTAG GAAATCAAGGCAAGTGTAGAACCAAGATCCAGCATAATGACATCTCATCCCTTCTCTACTTGGTCAACTGTGCATAA